The genomic interval ttttattcattataacactgttatagaCACGGTTCTATGTTAATTATAATTGTCttgagttattttatgttatttatatttatttattatgttacagaacTGGTTATATTTCAATTGTAACCGGTttaaattattagtttttattcatataactggttatatttttagttatatctgAGACATTTACTTCTTGTGACTTTTCCAGTGACTTTTTCGGCGACGTTGACTTTTCCGACGACTTTTCTGGCGACAGTGATTTTTCTAGCCACTTTTACGGTGCCAGTGACTTTTCCAGCGACTTTTTcaataaaacttacaaatatgagatttctatttttttttttacaaaaatatggcctaaaaaaattctatataaatgtaaaaaaatataaaaaaaaaaacccataacgcaatagtgttatttatttatgccataaaaaagtaaactataATCTCAATTcccatatttatgaaaattctccaatatagtattgtattaaatcatactaacacaatacaatacaatatttaacacaatataatattatacaatacaaCATACCAAATAAGTTCTAAAAAAGTATGTAATAGCcaatacaataataattaacaatgtGCCATTATTATTCTTTCATCAAATTCTTTTCCTTGAACACTATCGTCCATCATCTTATCATTCTGAGGTTAGTCATCAACACCCACCAAACTTGGGTGACCCAAATCATGTGTCTTTTACTCAACAACGAcaaatcttaaataaaaatacaatacaaactctatatatacatatacatatacatatatttattaatatttatagtagaCTAGAAAATTAACCAAAATAATATACATTAATAGTACGTACGCACGCAATAAAAACGGAGAAAAGAAGTGTCATTTACAATTGAGTTTATAAATCTTACCCCTCTTTTCTTTTCCACCTACCCAAACAAATTGCTACTGGTAAGCAAACGTTGATCATCTCTCAACATCTTACATCATTCCATTCACGCTAATAAGTTGGTGAAACGTTTCAtgctataaatattattattatttgagtttttctTCAGCCAAaactctttttattattattttatttatatttaatcatctaaatttaaattttaacaatAAAACACCTTCCGAACtaatcaattaataataaatttaaagtgTCATTCGGTTAATTGTCACTATGGGCGGTATGTATACACTCGTACACATGACACTTTTATATTGGTATACACCTAATCAATTAGAAACAAATTTAAATTGTCATTcggttaatttttatatttttaaaataataatcttAGATGTACCAATATAAATTTGACATATGTACAAAAGTGTGCACATAAGTTGTCTATATTGAGAattaactatataaaaaaataaatggcaTCTTAAATTTGCAAGCAGCTCAATCATTTTGAAAGTTTTACTTTGAAAATTtgagtttaaaaaattaagtgCAAGTGAAATGATAGTTAAGAGATTTTAACCGCAAaaaattcttattatttttatttaaaatattaatttaatttaattaattagtaaaatattttacaattatTGAATGAGATTTTTACACCTCATGTCAAAATTGACaccttttttacatttttatccaTACacggttttttaaacttttttaacttttacatttttcaattttacttttcaaaaagtttaataattacaattttacctttTCCCTTCTTCCTTACACACATACACGCACGCCACCTCATAACtcctttcttatttttttttttttgaaatttttcattTATCCATTCTTACACTCCACCTCCTCCATATCTGCCctattcttcttctcttttttttttttttctctgtttcTCTTTCCTCTGTTCTCCAGAGCTCACCATCTAAAAAAACCAAAATCCAACTCCACCTTAGTCACAAAAACACCTCTCTTTCCACGGAGCTATGGAGCTTACTCTATATCTCTCAAATTCGGTTCACCCCCACAAACCACCTCCTTCGTCATGGACACGGGTAGCAGTTTGGTCTGGCTCCCTTGTACCTCTCGGTATCTCTGTTCCAGGTGTAACTTTCCAAACATTGACCCATCAAAGATCCAAACTTTTATGCCCAAgctttcttcttcctccaaaCTCATCGGCTGTCAAAATCCCAAATGCAAATGGGTACTAGCCTCCAAAAAAAAACTGAATCCTCTTCTCCATCAAAGGTAGTAGCAGTCTATTTATATATGAatccttttaatttatttatgtcttTAGAAGCTTCATTGTgccgaaaaggaaaaaaaaaaaatctaatgtaTTCTGTCattctttttgtatttcttttatgtatttttattgatgttatttttgtgttgttattgagttttttttagttgtttttataTTCATCTATTGCTGtagttttttctttgttgttttctGGTTGTTGTATGGTTGATTATGATGTCACGGTCCCTGTTCCTAGAAAAAATGTATCGTCTTGAACTGATACAATTGTGTGCGCAGATAGTTGTTGCTTGGAAGTTGTTGCCGGGTTGTTTCCAGATTGCTGCAAATCTGCCTGTGCTGAGTTGTTGTCATCCCAATGCCCATTGCTCTGTACCAAAATTTGTAATGGTTCCGTATCCTGAAATAatgcaaattatttatttgtttcaaTTTCAGAAGTTGCAAACAACTATTTCAATCTGGCAAAACAACTACTAAACAACTCTTTCTAACAACAACATTTGCAGATAACATTTTGATCTGGACGACTATTTTAATCTGTCAAATCAACTATTAAACAACTATTTTAAAGCATTCAGTAATTAATAAGAATAGATTCATCATTTCTCGTTTGCAGATCACAAACAACCATTATTTTACTGGAAAACAACTTATAAACAACTGTTTGCAGATTAAAACTCTATAGCATATAATTATATgcattaatatttgttttatgcaAACCGTTGTTGTTTTTTGTTCAAATTcaccaatattttattattatttcaatttattCTAGTTTTcctcaattaataacaaattcTCATTTATGTAGAATAAAAGATTGGAAGATGTTCATGAAGAAATTGTATTACCTTCAATTATTTCTCTGATTCAATCATGGGTGAGTTTCAATTATTACAGATCTCCTTCTCTTCGATTCTTCTCCTCTGAACACGTTGGGCTTTTGACTGAatgttgtttttgagtttttttttttttttgtacaacaaTGGAGGTTGGATAATTTTTTATCCCTTTTTGTAT from Cannabis sativa cultivar Pink pepper isolate KNU-18-1 chromosome 4, ASM2916894v1, whole genome shotgun sequence carries:
- the LOC133037266 gene encoding uncharacterized protein LOC133037266, whose amino-acid sequence is MQMGTSLQKKTESSSPSKIVVAWKLLPGCFQIAANLPVLSCCHPNAHCSVPKFNKRLEDVHEEIVLPSIISLIQSWVSFNYYRSPSLRFFSSEHVGLLTECCF